From a region of the Castor canadensis chromosome 7, mCasCan1.hap1v2, whole genome shotgun sequence genome:
- the Zbtb48 gene encoding zinc finger and BTB domain-containing protein 48: MDGSFVQHSVRVLQELNKQREKGQYCDATLDVGGLVFKAHWSVLACCSHFFQSLYGDGSGGSVVLPAGFAEIFGLLLDFFYTGHLALTSGNRDQVLLAARELRVPEVVELCQSFQPKSSVGQAPSGQSGLGKPASQDVKSHRKERTDLEEEEVSRTLGLVPKDQELRNSHSPQRSQLSPTAQSSPSFLCGKLKQALKPCPSEDKEPEDCKVLPRPFETEGVPLQRDSNEWEVVVQVDDDGDGDYVSEPETMLTRRKSKVIRKPCAAEPALGTGSLADEPAENRKGTAVPVECPTCHKKFLSKYYLKVHNRKHTGEKPFECPKCGKCYFRKENLLEHEARNCMNRSEQVFTCSLCQETFRRRMELRVHMVSHTGEMPYKCSSCSQQFMQKKDLQSHMIKLHGAPKPHACPTCAKCFLSRTELQLHEAFKHRGEKLFVCEECGHRASSRNGLQMHIKAKHRNERPYVCEFCSHAFTQKANLNMHLRTHTGEKPFQCHLCGKTFRTQASLDKHNRTHTGERPFSCEFCEQRFTEKGPLLRHVASRHQEGRPHFCQICGKTFKAVEQLRVHVRRHKGVRKFECTECGYKFTRQAHLRRHMEIHDRVENYNPRQRKLRNLVIEDEKMVVVALQPPAEMEMGSAEVIVESLAQGGLASQLPGQRLCAEESFAGPGVLEPPLIITAAVPEDCDT, translated from the exons ATGGACGGCTCCTTCGTTCAGCACAGTGTGAGGGTTCTGCAGGAGCTCAACAAGCAGcgggagaagggccagtactgcgACGCCACCCTGGACGTGGGGGGCCTGGTGTTCAAGGCGCACTGGAGTGTCCTTGCCTGCTGCAGCCATTTCTTCCAGAGCCTCTACGGGGACGGGTCAGGGGGCAGTGTTGTCCTCCCTGCTGGCTTTGCTGAGATCTTTGGACTTCTCCTGGACTTTTTCTACACGGGTCACCTCGCTCTCACATCAGGGAACCGTGATCAAGTGCTCCTGGCAGCCAGGGAGTTGCGAGTACCAGAGGTTGTGGAGCTGTGCCAGAGCTTCCAGCCCAAATCCTCTGTGGGACAGGCACCAAGTGGCCAGAGTGGACTGGGGAAACCTGCCTCACAGGATGTGAAAAGCCACCGTAAGGAACGGACAGACTTGGAAGAAGAGGAAGTTTCAAGAACTCTGGGCCTGGTCCCTAAGGATCAGGAGCTCAGGAACAGTCACAGCCCCCAAAGGTCCCAGCTCAGTCCCACTGCTCAGAGTAGCCCCTCCTTTCTCTGTGGGAAACTGAAGCAGGCTCTTAAGCCTTGTCCTTCAGAGGACAAAGAGCCTGAGGACTGCAAAGTGCTCCCAAGGCCCTTCGAGACTGAAGGTGTTCCACTGCAGCGTGACAGTAATGAG TGGGAAGTGGTGGTTCAAGTTGATGACGACGGGGATGGCGATTACGTTTCTGAGCCTGAGACTATGCTGACCAGGAGGAAGTCAAAAGTAATCAGAAAGCCCTGTGCTGCCGAGCCAGCCCTGGGTACAGGTTCCCTAGCAGACGAGCCCGCTGAGAACAGAAAAGGTACAGCGGTGCCGGTTGAATGCCCCACATGTCATAAAAAGTTCCTCAGCAAATATTATCTAAAAGTCCACAACAG GAAACACACTGGGGAGAAACCTTTTGAGTGTCCCAAATGTGGGAAGTGTTACTTTCGGAAGGAGAATCTCTTGGAACATGAAGCCCGGAATTGCATGAACCGCTCAGAACAG GTCTTCACGTGCTCTTTGTGCCAGGAGACCTTTCGCCGGAGAATGGAGCTGCGGGTGCACATGGTGTCCCACACAGGGGAGATGCCCTACAAG tgctcctcctgctctcagcaGTTCATGCAGAAGAAGGATTTGCAGAGCCATATGATCAAGTTGCACGGAGCCCCCAAACCCCATGCA TGCCCCACCTGTGCCAAGTGCTTCCTGTCTCGGACAGAGCTGCAGCTGCATGAGGCTTTCAAGCACCGTGGGGAGAAGCTGTTTGTGTGCGAAGAATGTGGGCACCGGGCCTCGAGCCGCAATGGGCTGCAGATGCACATCAAGGCCAAGCACAG GAATGAGAGGCCGTACGTGTGTGAGTTCTGCAGTCATGCCTTCACCCAGAAAGCCAATCTCAACATGCACCTGCGCACACACACGGGCGAGAAGCCTTTCCAGTGCCACCTCTGTGGCAAGACCTTCCGCACCCAAG CCAGCCTGGATAAGCACAACCGCACCCACACTGGTGAGAGACCCTTCAGCTGTGAGTTCTGTGAGCAGCGCTTCACTGAGAAGGGGCCCCTCCTGAGGCATGTAGCCAGCCGCCACCAGGAGGGCCGGCCCCACTTCTGCCAGATCTGTGGCAAGACCTTCAAAG CTGTGGAGCAGTTACGTGTGCATGTCAGACGACACAAGGGGGTGAGGAAATTCGAGTGCACTGAATGTGGCTACAAGTTCACTCGGCAG GCCCACTTGCGGAGGCACATGGAAATCCACGACAGGGTGGAGAATTACAACCCCCGGCAGCGCAAGCTCCGCAACCTGGTCATTGAAGATGAGAAAATGGTGGTGGTGGCCCTGCAGCCACCTGCAGAGATGGAGATGGGCTCGGCCGAGGTGATCGTGGAGTCCCTGGCACAGGGTGGTCTGGCCTCCCAGCTCCCTGGCCAGAGACTGTGTGCGGAGGAGAGCTTTGCTGGCCCCGGTGTCCTGGAGCCCCCACTCATCATCACAGCTGCTGTCCCTGAGGACTGTGACACATAG
- the Klhl21 gene encoding kelch-like protein 21 produces MERPAPLAVLPFSDPAHALSLLRGLSQLRAERKFLDVTLEAAGGRDFPAHRAVLAAASPYFRAMFAGQLRESRAERVRLHGVPPDMLQLLLDFSYTGRVAVSGDNAEPLLRAADLLQFPAVKEACGAFLQQQLDLANCLDMQDFAEAFSCAGLASAAQRFILRHVGELGADQLERLPLARLLRYLRDDGLCVPKEEAAYQLALRWVRADPPRRAAHWPQLLEAVRLPFVRRFYLLAHVEAEPLVARCPPCLRLLREARDFQAARYDRHDRGPCPRMRPRPSTGLAEILVLVGGCDQDCDELVTVDCYNPQTGQWRYLAEFPDHLGGGYSIVALGNDIYVTGGSDGSRLYDCVWRYNSSVNEWTEVAPMLKAREYHSSSVLDGLLYVVAADSTERYDHTTDSWEALQPMTYPMDNCSTTACRGRLYAIGSLAGKETMVMQCYHPDTDLWSLVDCGQLPPWSFAPKTVTLNGLMYFVRDDSAEVDVYNPTKNEWDKIPAMNQVHVGGSLAVLGGKLYVSGGYDNTFELSDVVEAYDPETRAWSVVGRLPEPTFWHGSVSIFRQFMPQTAVGGRGFELDRGSNDVDAGRHRPPQNPDELH; encoded by the exons ATGGAGCGGCCGGCGCCCCTGGCTGTGCTTCCTTTTTCGGACCCTGCGCACGCCCTGAGCCTGCTGCGTGGCCTGAGCCAGCTCCGCGCAGAGCGCAAGTTCCTGGACGTGACCCTGGAGGCGGCGGGCGGGCGCGACTTCCCGGCGCACCGCGCCGTGCTGGCAGCCGCCAGCCCCTATTTCCGCGCCATGTTCGCTGGGCAGCTGCGCGAGAGCCGAGCCGAGCGGGTGCGCCTGCATGGCGTGCCGCCTGACATGCTGCAGCTGTTGCTGGACTTCAGCTACACGGGCCGTGTGGCGGTGAGCGGCGACAACGCCGAGCCTCTGCTGCGAGCCGCTGACCTGCTGCAGTTTCCGGCCGTGAAGGAGGCGTGCGGCGCCTTCTTGCAGCAGCAGCTGGACCTGGCCAACTGCCTGGACATGCAGGACTTCGCCGAGGCCTTTAGCTGCGCAGGGCTGGCGAGCGCGGCGCAGCGCTTCATCCTGCGCCACGTGGGCGAGCTGGGCGCCGATCAGCTGGAGCGGCTGCCACTGGCGCGCCTGCTGCGCTACCTGCGCGACGACGGGCTGTGCGTGCCCAAGGAGGAGGCCGCCTACCAGCTGGCGCTGCGCTGGGTGCGCGCAGAcccgccgcgccgcgccgcgcaCTGGCCGCAGCTGCTGGAGGCCGTGCGCCTGCCCTTCGTGCGCCGCTTCTACCTGCTGGCCCACGTCGAGGCCGAGCCGCTGGTGGCGCGCTGCCCGCCCTGCCTGCGCCTGCTGCGCGAGGCGCGCGACTTCCAGGCAGCGCGCTACGACCGCCACGACCGCGGGCCCTGCCCCCGCATGCGCCCGCGCCCCTCCACCGGCCTCGCCGAGATCCTCGTGCTCGTGGGCGGCTGTGATCAGGACTGCGACGAGCTGGTCACCGTCGACTGCTACAACCCGCAGACGGGCCAGTGGCGCTACCTGGCCGAGTTCCCTGACCACCTGGGAGGGGGCTACAGCATCGTGGCGCTGGGCAATGACATCTACGTGACGG GCGGGTCTGATGGCTCCCGGCTCTATGACTGTGTGTGGAGGTACAACTCAAGTGTGAACGAGTGGACAGAGGTGGCACCCATGCTGAAGGCCCGAGAGTACCACAGCTCCTCTGTGCTGGATGGACTGCTCTATGTGGTAGCTGCTGACAGCACAGAACGCTATGACCACACCACCGACTCCTGGGAGGCCCTGCAGCCTATGACTTACCCCATGGACAATTGCTCCACCACTGCCTGCCGCGGCCGGCTGTATGCCATCGGCTCGCTGGCCGGCAAGGAGACCATGGTGATGCAGTGTTACCACCCAGACACAGACCTGTGGTCGCTGGTGGACTGTGGCCAGCTCCCCCCCTGGTCCTTTGCACCCAAGACTGTGACTCTGAATGGACTCATGTACTTTGTCAG GGACGACTCTGCGGAGGTGGACGTGTATAACCCCACAAAGAATGAATGGGACAAGATCCCAGCGATGAATCAG GTGCATGTAGGGGGCAGCCTGGCTGTCCTAGGAGGGAAGCTGTACGTGTCAGGAGGATATGACAATACGTTTGAACTTTCGGACGTGGTGGAGGCCTATGACCCCGAGACCCGGGCTTGGAGTGTGGTAGGGAGGCTCCCAGAGCCCACCTTCTGGCATGGCAGCGTCAGCATCTTCCGACAGTTCATGCCACAGACTGCTGTGGGCGGGCGTGGCTTTGAGCTGGACAGGGGCAGCAATGATGTGGACGCAGGCCGACACCGGCCACCACAGAACCCTGACGAGCTGCACTAG
- the Tas1r1 gene encoding taste receptor type 1 member 1: MILRVAYLVGLQLSIVCCWAFSCHKTEFSPDFSLPGDYLLAGLFSLHADYLQMRHRPQVTLCDRPGSFNGHGYHLFQAMRFGIEEINNSTSLLPNVTLGYELYDVCSQSANVYAVLSALSLRGTQHIEIQENLSHYTPKVMAIIGPDYTDHAVTTAALLSPFLVPLISYEASSTTLSEKRLYPSFLRTIPSDKYQVEVLVLLLQKFGWVWISLIGSYGDYGELGIQALEDLATQRGMCIAFKGIVPFAAQTGDKRMQDMICLLAQAKTTVVVVFSNRKLAGVFFESVVLANLTGKVWVASEDWAISTHITSVPGIQGIGTVLGVTIKQRLVPGLKEFEEAYAQADKGAPRICPTGSWCSTNQLCRDCQAFTAHRMPGLGAFSMSAAYNAYQAVYAVAHGLHQLLGCSSGACSRDPVYPWQLLEQIYKVNFLLHEDMVTFDDNGDLLSDYNIIAWDWSGPTWTFRIIGSSTWSPVGLNINKTKIQWHGENNQVPTSVCTKDCLEGHHRVVVGSHHCCFECVLCEAGTFLNKSDLNSCQPCGKEEWAPEGSQTCFPRTVVFLTWHEPISWMLLAANTLLLLLLVGTAVLLAWHLDTPVVRSAGGRLCFLMLGSLAAGSCSLYGFFGEPTVPTCLLRQALFSFGFAIFLSCLTIRSFQLVIIFKFSTKVPTFYHAWVQNHGAGLFVIVSSMAQLLICLTWLAVWTPLPTREYQRFPQLVMLECTEANSLGFLLAFTYKCLLSVSAFACSYMGKELPENYNEAKCVTFSLLLNFVSWITFFTMASIYQGKYLPVVNVLAGLISLSGGFSGYFLPKCYVILFRPDLNNTEHFQASIQDYTRRCGST; the protein is encoded by the exons GCCTGGCAGCTTCAACGGCCACGGCTACCACCTCTTCCAGGCCATGAGGTTTGGCATTGAGGAGATAAACAACTCTACATCACTGCTGCCTAACGTCACCCTGGGGTATGAGCTCTACGATGTGTGCTCGCAGTCTGCCAATGTGTATGCCGTACTGAGCGCGCTCTCCCTGAGGGGAACACAGCACATAGAGATCCAAGAAAACCTGTCCCACTATACCCCCAAGGTGATGGCAATCATTGGACCTGACTACACTGACCACGCTGTCACCACTGCTGCCTTGCTGAGCCCCTTCCTGGTGCCCCTG ATCAGCTATGAGGCCAGCAGCACGACACTCAGTGAAAAGCGACTGTACCCCTCTTTTCTGCGTACCATCCCCAGTGACAAGTACCAGGTGGAGGTCCTTGTGCTGCTGCTGCAGAAGTTTGGGTGGGTCTGGATCTCACTGATTGGCAGCTATGGTGACTATGGAGAGCTAGGGATTCAGGCACTGGAGGACCTGGCCACACAGCGGGGTATGTGCATTGCCTTCAAGGGAATTGTGCCCTTCGCTGCTCAAACAGGGGATAAAAGGATGCAGGACATGATTTGCCTCCTGGCCCAAGCCAAGACCACTGTGGTGGTGGTTTTCTCCAACCGAAAGCTGGCTGGAGTATTCTTTGAATCTGTGGTGCTGGCCAACCTGACTGGCAAGGTGTGGGTAGCCTCAGAAGACTGGGCCATCTCCACACACATCACCAGCGTGCCTGGAATCCAGGGCATTGGGACGGTGCTGGGTGTGACCATCAAGCAGAGGCTTGTCCCTGGCCTGAAGGAGTTTGAAGAGGCTTATGCCCAGGCAGACAAGGGTGCCCCCAGGATTTGCCCCACAGGCTCCTGGTGCAGCACCAACCAACTCTGCAGAGATTGCCAAGCGTTCACGGCACATAGGATGCCAGGCCTCGGAGCCTTTTCCATGAGTGCTGCCTACAATGCATACCAGGCAGTATATGCTGTGGCCCATGGCCTCCACCAGCTCCTCGGCTGTTCCTCTGGAGCCTGTTCCAGGGATCCAGTGTACCCTTGGCAG CTCCTGGAGCAGATCTATAAAGTGAATTTCCTTCTGCATGAGGACATGGTGACATTTGATGACAATGGGGACCTCCTTAGTGACTATAACATCATCGCTTGGGACTGGAGTGGGCCCACGTGGACCTTTAGGATCATTGGCTCCTCCACGTGGTCTCCAGTTGGTTTGAACATAAATAAGACGAAAATCCAGTGGCACGGAGAGAACAACCAG GTGCCTACATCCGTGTGTACCAAGGACTGTCTTGAAGGGCACCATCGAGTGGTTGTGGGTTCCCACCATTGTTGCTTCGAGTGTGTGCTCTGTGAGGCTGGAACCTTTCTCAACAAGAGTG ACCTCAACAGCTGCCAGCCTTGTGGGAAAGAAGAGTGGGCACCTGAGGGAAGCCAGACCTGCTTCCCACGCACTGTGGTGTTTTTGACTTGGCATGAGCCCATATCTTGGATGCTATTGGCAGCTAATACACTGCTGTTGTTGCTGCTGGTTGGGACTGCTGTTCTGCTTGCTTGGCACCTAGACACACCTGTTGTAAGGTCAGCTGGGGGCAGGCTATGCTTCCTCATGCTGGGCTCCCTGGCAGCGGGTAGCTGCAGCCTCTATGGTTTCTTTGGGGAGCCCACAGTGCCCACTTGCTTGCTGCGCCAGGCCCTCTTTTCCTTCGGTTTCGCCATCTTTCTGTCTTGCTTGACAATCCGCTCTTTCCAACTGGTTATCATCTTCAAGTTTTCCACCAAGGTACCCACATTCTACCATGCCTGGGTCCAAAACCATGGTGCTGGCCTGTTTGTGATAGTCAGCTCAATGGCCCAGCTGCTCATCTGTTTAACTTGGCTTGCAGTGTGGACCCCACTGCCCACCAGAGAATACCAGCGCTTCCCCCAGTTGGTGATGCTTGAGTGTACAGAGGCCAACTCTCTGGGCTTCCTATTGGCGTTCACCTACAAATGTCTCCTCTCCGTCAGTGCCTTTGCCTGCAGTTACATGGGCAAGGAGCTGCCAGAGAACTATAACGAGGCCAAATGCGTCACTTTCAGCTTGCTCCTTAATTTCGTATCCTGGATCACCTTCTTCACCATGGCTAGCATCTACCAGGGAAAGTACCTGCCGGTAGTTAACGTGCTGGCTGGGCTGATCAGCCTGAGCGGCGGCTTCAGCGGTTATTTCCTTCCGAAGTGCTATGTGATCCTCTTCCGACCAGACCTCAACAACACAGAGCACTTCCAGGCCTCCATCCAAGACTACACGAGGCGCTGCGGCTCCACCTGA